Proteins from one Halogeometricum sp. S1BR25-6 genomic window:
- a CDS encoding sulfatase: MPNVVLITIDCLRRDHCGFAGYSKNTTPNIDSVVPNAYQFTSAISPGPRTSESFPGILSGRLSAECEFIEELAFKTIPDDAETLASFASSHGYQTLAAIANPQLSPIRGFANGFDSFENLRIEAGSDKFDTKNEADDDEDEIGTPLVNRLGRQLLEHGEKLPLNPASLAFVAYRHKQLKGDWASVSGQRVVDRFLSSLPDEGPFFAWTHLNDIHAPIHPGRVREGGLHSLTDTYQFLADAKRARHEYSPGYEALYDGAIRYVDKQVGRILDHLEKVGLREETAIIITADHGEALYDRGIYGHASGNEQRLFESDRDYLYRELLDVPLLVDIPGEDGDRIDAPFSLLWLHQLLAEIMGVTDGEFPQHADYAERIFDTESVALSDSLLEDGHTIAVLNADTKIITDATSPNEVATDNWHYLSRSDAGDRTATETRPEELIDVAEASLVEPGSLYQSEDAIHTDTMQQLADLGYK, translated from the coding sequence GCCAAACGTCGTTCTTATAACAATAGATTGCCTGCGGCGAGACCACTGTGGATTTGCGGGATATTCGAAGAACACGACTCCGAATATTGACTCAGTAGTGCCCAACGCCTATCAGTTCACATCTGCGATTTCTCCCGGACCGCGTACTTCCGAGTCGTTCCCTGGGATTTTGTCTGGGCGGCTCTCGGCGGAATGTGAGTTTATCGAAGAGTTAGCGTTCAAAACGATTCCAGACGACGCGGAGACGCTCGCGAGTTTCGCATCCAGTCATGGCTACCAGACACTCGCAGCTATCGCCAACCCTCAACTCTCACCCATTCGTGGGTTCGCTAACGGATTCGACTCGTTCGAGAATCTGCGTATCGAAGCAGGAAGCGATAAATTCGACACAAAAAATGAGGCCGACGACGACGAGGATGAAATTGGCACACCACTCGTCAACCGACTCGGACGGCAACTCCTTGAGCACGGAGAAAAGCTCCCACTCAACCCAGCGAGTCTCGCATTCGTCGCATATCGACACAAACAATTGAAAGGCGATTGGGCATCAGTTTCAGGCCAACGTGTCGTTGACCGATTCCTTAGCTCGCTTCCCGACGAAGGGCCGTTCTTTGCGTGGACGCACCTCAACGACATCCACGCACCAATCCATCCCGGCCGTGTCCGTGAAGGCGGACTGCATTCGCTAACAGACACCTATCAGTTCCTCGCCGACGCCAAGCGCGCTCGGCATGAATACAGCCCAGGGTACGAAGCACTGTATGACGGAGCGATTCGTTACGTCGATAAACAGGTTGGCCGGATTTTAGACCATCTGGAGAAGGTGGGCCTTCGTGAGGAAACGGCTATTATCATCACCGCAGACCACGGTGAAGCGCTATACGACCGCGGGATATACGGACATGCATCGGGGAACGAGCAACGGCTATTTGAATCCGACCGAGATTATCTATACCGTGAGTTGCTCGACGTGCCGTTGCTTGTTGACATCCCAGGTGAAGACGGAGACCGTATCGACGCTCCGTTCTCGCTGTTGTGGCTGCACCAACTTCTCGCCGAGATAATGGGCGTCACGGATGGTGAATTCCCCCAGCATGCCGACTACGCTGAGCGTATTTTTGACACAGAAAGCGTTGCACTCTCGGACTCATTGCTCGAAGACGGGCATACCATCGCCGTACTCAATGCCGACACTAAAATCATCACCGACGCGACGTCTCCCAACGAAGTAGCAACAGACAATTGGCACTATCTCTCGCGGTCTGACGCAGGTGACCGGACAGCCACAGAGACTCGGCCGGAAGAGCTCATTGATGTGGCGGAGGCGTCTCTCGTTGAGCCGGGCTCTCTATATCAATCCGAAGACGCGATTCATACCGACACGATGCAACAACTCGCTGACTTGGGCTACAAGTAG